The following are from one region of the Streptomyces decoyicus genome:
- the aspS gene encoding aspartate--tRNA ligase, translating into MHRYRSHNCGELRAADVDTDVRLSGWLHNRRDLGGILFIDLRDHYGLVQLVARPGTPANEALGSLTKESVVRIDGKVSARGADNVNPDLPTGEVEIEVSDVEVLGAADQIPFTINADDGVNEEKRLEYRFLDLRRERMHRNIMLRTAVISAIRHKMVALGFNEMATPILSATSPEGARDFLVPSRLHAGKFYALPQAPQQFKQLLMIAGFDRYFQIAPCFRDEDARADRSPGEFYQLDIEMSFVEQEDVFGPVEKLMTELFTEFGKGRTVTSPFPRIPFREAMLKYGSDKPDLRAELELVDVSDVFAGSGFKAFADKHVRALAVPDTADQSRKFFDQLGDFAVQQGAKGLAWVRVGEENALSGPIAKFLTEDDVKALVAALDLKPGHAVFFGAGEFDEVSKIMGAVRVEAAKRVGRFVEDEFRFCWIVDFPMFEKDEDTGKIEFSHNPFSMPQGGLKALETKDPLDILAWQYDIVCNGTELSSGAIRNHEPEVMYKAFAIAGYDKEAVEAEFGGMLRAFKFGAPPHGGIAPGVDRIVMLLADEPNIRETIAFPLNGNAQDLLMGAPSEVEEARLKELHLTLRKPQAK; encoded by the coding sequence ATGCATCGGTACCGGTCCCATAACTGCGGCGAGCTCCGAGCCGCGGACGTCGACACGGACGTCCGCCTCAGCGGCTGGCTGCACAATCGACGTGACCTGGGCGGCATCCTCTTCATCGATCTGCGCGACCACTACGGTCTCGTTCAGCTCGTCGCCCGCCCCGGCACCCCCGCCAACGAGGCCCTCGGCTCCCTGACCAAGGAGAGCGTCGTCCGTATCGACGGCAAGGTCAGCGCGCGGGGCGCCGACAACGTCAACCCCGACCTGCCGACGGGCGAGGTGGAGATCGAGGTCTCCGACGTCGAGGTGCTCGGCGCCGCCGACCAGATCCCCTTCACGATCAACGCGGACGACGGCGTCAACGAAGAGAAGCGTCTCGAATACCGCTTCCTCGACCTGCGCCGCGAGCGGATGCACCGCAACATCATGCTGCGCACCGCCGTCATCTCCGCCATCCGGCACAAGATGGTGGCCCTCGGCTTCAACGAGATGGCGACCCCGATCCTGTCCGCGACGTCCCCCGAGGGCGCCCGCGACTTCCTGGTCCCCTCGCGTCTGCACGCCGGCAAGTTCTACGCGCTGCCGCAGGCCCCGCAGCAGTTCAAGCAGCTGCTGATGATCGCCGGGTTCGACCGCTACTTCCAGATCGCGCCCTGCTTCCGCGACGAGGACGCCCGTGCGGACCGCTCGCCGGGCGAGTTCTACCAGCTCGACATCGAGATGAGCTTCGTCGAGCAGGAAGATGTCTTCGGGCCCGTCGAGAAGCTGATGACCGAGCTGTTCACCGAGTTCGGCAAGGGCCGCACGGTCACCTCCCCCTTCCCGCGCATCCCGTTCCGCGAGGCGATGCTCAAGTACGGCTCCGACAAGCCGGACCTGCGCGCCGAGCTGGAGCTGGTCGACGTCTCCGACGTCTTCGCGGGCTCCGGCTTCAAGGCCTTCGCCGACAAGCACGTCCGTGCCCTGGCCGTGCCGGACACCGCCGACCAGTCGCGCAAGTTCTTCGACCAGCTGGGTGACTTCGCCGTCCAGCAGGGCGCCAAGGGCCTGGCCTGGGTCCGCGTGGGCGAAGAAAACGCGCTCAGCGGCCCGATCGCCAAGTTCCTCACCGAGGACGACGTCAAGGCGCTGGTCGCCGCCCTGGACCTCAAGCCGGGCCACGCCGTCTTCTTCGGCGCCGGTGAGTTCGACGAGGTCTCCAAGATCATGGGCGCGGTCCGTGTCGAGGCCGCCAAGCGCGTCGGCCGCTTCGTCGAGGACGAGTTCCGCTTCTGCTGGATCGTCGACTTCCCGATGTTCGAGAAGGACGAGGACACCGGCAAGATCGAGTTCTCGCACAACCCCTTCTCCATGCCGCAGGGCGGCCTGAAGGCGCTGGAGACCAAGGACCCGCTGGACATCCTGGCCTGGCAGTACGACATCGTCTGCAACGGCACCGAGCTGTCCTCCGGTGCCATCCGTAACCACGAGCCCGAGGTCATGTACAAGGCCTTCGCGATCGCCGGCTACGACAAGGAGGCCGTCGAGGCGGAGTTCGGCGGCATGCTCCGCGCCTTCAAGTTCGGCGCCCCGCCGCACGGCGGCATCGCCCCCGGCGTCGACCGCATCGTCATGCTGCTGGCCGACGAGCCCAACATCCGCGAGACCATCGCCTTCCCGCTCAACGGCAACGCCCAGGACCTGCTGATGGGCGCCCCGAGCGAGGTCGAAGAGGCGCGCCTCAAGGAGCTGCACCTCACCCTGCGCAAGCCGCAGGCGAAGTAG
- a CDS encoding ATP-binding SpoIIE family protein phosphatase, with the protein MRTEDLLAAIATGLWRWDNASGRVTLDAEAARLLGLPAAPVELTEAAVRSRFHPVDFAEINGIVQLAVAEKTLAEARLRIVDERGRVQRIVRSRSRPRTVDGGFELVGTLQEVPEPQPGTSAAHTPITGDWRRSREAFLLDAGRGLAEARSTAEVLRVAAGLSMPGFMPDGLAVFGIEGDRLSVIGHHGHHADDERPFVAMTRETEYPAAEVIRTGRAIYLPTPEDYSRRYPVTWPLAARFRRTSWAFLPLVNAGRTIGAWMAAFAQPVAFTPDERSVLTTVARMLAQALARAGVQEEQQELALGLQRSMMPTVQPDIPGMTVAARYVPTGGGLEVGGDWYDMIPLPSGRIALVIGDVQGHDVRAAGLMGQLRIALRAYASEGHHPDAVLSRASRFLAGINETEFRGHGEDQRFATCLYIEVDPATGLLDIARAGHPDPAIRMSDGTMLVRPTAGGLPLGIVPDTDYPTTRFVLEPGETMMVCTDGLIETGGHDLETGWARLRDIIEAHEPGEDDEGLERLADALVQAVHGPPSHHTTGPLVDRREDDIAVLLLRREGDSCGIGTGGLLTPQPVRRTVLSVAQAEPERIAEARRQVRDVLHDWADPDQVDSAVLMVSEMVTNVLLHTDGDALLVAEITGERGARRIRVDVADSSDELPHRRCPGELASSGRGLLLLELLAGAWGVDPRGDGKSTWFELYEDAGDAAGPVSPDSEPSA; encoded by the coding sequence ATGCGCACCGAGGATCTCCTGGCCGCCATCGCGACCGGCCTGTGGCGCTGGGACAACGCATCGGGACGGGTGACCCTCGACGCCGAAGCGGCCCGGCTGCTCGGGCTGCCCGCCGCCCCGGTGGAGCTGACCGAGGCCGCGGTGCGCTCCCGTTTTCATCCCGTCGACTTCGCCGAGATCAACGGGATCGTGCAGCTCGCGGTCGCCGAGAAGACGCTCGCCGAGGCCCGGCTGCGCATCGTGGACGAGCGCGGGCGGGTGCAGCGCATCGTCCGCTCCCGCTCCCGCCCCCGGACCGTCGACGGCGGTTTCGAGCTGGTCGGCACCCTTCAGGAGGTGCCCGAGCCACAGCCCGGGACCTCCGCAGCGCACACCCCGATAACGGGCGACTGGCGCCGTTCGCGCGAGGCGTTCCTGCTGGACGCGGGCCGGGGACTCGCCGAGGCGCGGTCCACCGCCGAGGTGCTGCGGGTCGCCGCCGGACTGTCGATGCCCGGGTTCATGCCGGACGGGCTGGCGGTCTTCGGCATCGAGGGTGACCGGCTGTCGGTGATCGGCCATCACGGCCACCACGCCGACGACGAGCGGCCGTTCGTCGCCATGACGCGGGAGACCGAGTATCCGGCCGCCGAAGTCATCCGCACCGGCCGGGCCATCTATCTGCCCACGCCCGAGGACTACAGCCGCCGCTACCCCGTCACCTGGCCGCTGGCCGCCCGCTTCCGCCGTACGTCCTGGGCGTTCCTGCCGCTGGTGAACGCGGGCCGGACGATCGGCGCCTGGATGGCGGCGTTCGCCCAGCCGGTGGCGTTCACCCCCGACGAGCGCTCGGTGCTGACCACCGTCGCCCGGATGCTGGCCCAGGCGCTGGCCAGGGCCGGTGTGCAGGAGGAGCAGCAGGAGCTGGCGCTGGGGCTCCAGCGCAGCATGATGCCGACCGTGCAGCCGGACATCCCGGGGATGACGGTCGCGGCCCGTTATGTCCCGACCGGCGGCGGGCTGGAGGTCGGCGGCGACTGGTACGACATGATCCCGCTGCCGTCCGGCCGGATCGCGCTGGTCATCGGGGATGTCCAGGGGCACGACGTACGGGCCGCGGGCCTGATGGGGCAGCTGCGGATCGCGCTGCGGGCCTATGCCTCCGAGGGCCACCACCCCGACGCGGTGCTCTCCCGCGCCTCCCGGTTCCTGGCCGGGATCAACGAAACCGAGTTCCGCGGCCACGGCGAGGACCAGCGCTTTGCGACCTGCCTCTACATCGAGGTGGATCCGGCGACGGGACTGCTGGACATCGCACGGGCCGGCCACCCCGACCCGGCGATCCGGATGAGCGACGGCACGATGCTGGTCCGGCCCACCGCGGGCGGACTGCCGCTGGGCATCGTCCCGGACACCGACTACCCCACGACCCGGTTCGTCCTGGAGCCCGGCGAGACCATGATGGTGTGCACCGACGGACTGATCGAGACCGGCGGCCACGATCTGGAGACCGGCTGGGCGCGCCTGCGCGACATCATCGAGGCGCATGAGCCCGGCGAGGACGACGAGGGCCTGGAACGGCTCGCCGACGCCCTGGTCCAGGCCGTGCACGGGCCGCCCTCGCACCACACCACCGGGCCGCTGGTGGACCGCCGCGAGGACGACATCGCCGTACTGCTGCTCCGCCGCGAGGGCGACAGCTGCGGGATCGGCACCGGCGGTCTGCTGACCCCGCAGCCCGTACGGCGCACCGTGCTCTCCGTCGCGCAGGCCGAGCCGGAGCGGATAGCCGAGGCACGCCGTCAGGTCCGCGATGTGCTGCACGACTGGGCCGACCCGGACCAGGTGGACTCGGCGGTGCTGATGGTCTCCGAGATGGTCACCAACGTCCTGCTGCACACCGACGGGGACGCGCTGCTGGTCGCCGAGATCACCGGCGAGCGAGGCGCCCGGCGCATCCGCGTCGATGTCGCGGACAGCAGCGACGAGCTGCCGCACCGCCGCTGCCCCGGCGAACTGGCGTCGTCGGGGCGCGGTCTGCTGCTGCTGGAGCTCCTGGCCGGGGCGTGGGGCGTGGATCCGCGCGGGGACGGCAAGTCGACGTGGTTCGAGCTCTACGAGGACGCGGGGGACGCGGCGGGTCCGGTGTCACCGGACTCCGAGCCCTCGGCGTAG
- a CDS encoding AI-2E family transporter, with the protein MLPVQARRAGAWCLLGLLIAAVVALVVWLCVELSAAVTPVLLALLGSGLLGPLYRRLVAMKLNRSLAAGLTCAVLVLVVGGAGYIVISALVDTGDQIISSLRQAAKDLSQHFGAAGTSLDDLASKSKGLVTKFGGTAASGLLTGVSAVGQFLAAAVLALLLTFFFLRDSDRAVRTLNHWAPGSSAPQLERMARRGFQSIEGFMRGTTFIALIDAICITVGLLILRVPGAVGLGALVFVGAYIPYLGAFISGAVAILVALADRGFVIALWALGVVLAVQVLEGHVLQPMIQSRTVHMHPATVLLAITAGASVAGILGMLLSVPLTAAVTGVLHELRAYYAEGSESGDTGPAASPASS; encoded by the coding sequence TTGCTGCCGGTCCAGGCCCGCCGTGCCGGGGCCTGGTGTCTGCTGGGGCTGCTGATCGCGGCCGTGGTGGCCCTCGTGGTGTGGCTGTGTGTCGAACTGAGCGCGGCGGTCACGCCCGTACTGCTGGCGCTGCTGGGCAGCGGGCTGCTCGGACCGCTCTACCGGCGGCTGGTGGCGATGAAGCTCAATCGTTCGCTGGCGGCCGGACTGACCTGTGCCGTCCTCGTGCTGGTGGTCGGCGGCGCCGGGTACATCGTCATCAGCGCGCTGGTCGACACCGGCGACCAGATCATCTCCTCGCTCCGGCAAGCCGCCAAGGACCTCTCCCAGCACTTCGGTGCGGCCGGTACCTCGCTCGACGATCTCGCCTCCAAGTCCAAGGGGCTGGTCACCAAGTTCGGCGGCACCGCGGCCTCGGGGCTGCTGACCGGTGTCAGTGCGGTCGGCCAGTTCCTCGCCGCCGCGGTCCTGGCCCTGCTGCTGACCTTCTTCTTCCTGCGCGACTCCGACAGGGCCGTGCGCACGTTGAACCACTGGGCGCCCGGCAGCTCCGCACCGCAGCTGGAGCGGATGGCCCGCCGCGGCTTCCAGTCCATCGAGGGCTTTATGCGGGGCACCACCTTCATCGCCCTGATCGACGCCATCTGCATCACCGTCGGACTGCTGATCCTTCGGGTGCCGGGCGCCGTCGGGCTGGGGGCGCTGGTCTTCGTCGGCGCCTATATCCCCTACCTCGGCGCCTTCATCTCCGGCGCCGTGGCGATCCTCGTGGCGCTGGCCGACCGCGGCTTCGTCATCGCACTCTGGGCGCTCGGCGTCGTCCTGGCCGTGCAGGTGCTGGAGGGGCATGTACTCCAGCCGATGATCCAGAGCCGTACGGTCCATATGCATCCGGCGACGGTGCTGCTGGCGATCACCGCGGGCGCCAGCGTCGCCGGAATCCTCGGCATGCTGCTGTCCGTACCGCTGACCGCCGCCGTCACCGGCGTGCTGCACGAGCTGCGGGCGTACTACGCCGAGGGCTCGGAGTCCGGTGACACCGGACCCGCCGCGTCCCCCGCGTCCTCGTAG
- a CDS encoding pirin family protein encodes MPAVTVENPLTLPRVAAPVAAHTRPVLAVATAPSGFEGEGFPVRRAFAGIDYKHLDPFIMMDQMGEVEYAPGEPKGTPWHPHRGFETVTYLIDGTFVHRDSHGGGGVINDGDTQWMTAGSGLLHIEAPPESLVTSGGLFHGLQLWVNLPKSDKMMAPRYQDIGGGQVKLLTSGDGGALVRLIAGDIDGHSGPGITHTPITMMHVTVNPGAELTLPWRKDFNALAYALAGSGSAGAEGRPFRMGQAVVFGTGDSITIRADESQESRSPNFEVVLLGGQPIREPMMHYGPFVMNTHAELAQAFEDFQAGRLGKIPAGER; translated from the coding sequence ATGCCCGCTGTGACCGTAGAGAACCCGCTGACCTTGCCCCGTGTGGCGGCACCCGTCGCGGCACACACTCGTCCCGTGCTGGCCGTTGCCACCGCTCCCAGCGGCTTCGAGGGCGAGGGCTTCCCGGTGCGCCGGGCGTTCGCCGGCATCGACTACAAGCACCTCGACCCGTTCATCATGATGGACCAGATGGGCGAGGTGGAGTACGCGCCCGGAGAGCCCAAGGGCACGCCCTGGCACCCGCACCGCGGCTTCGAGACGGTCACGTATCTGATCGACGGCACCTTCGTGCACCGTGACTCGCACGGCGGTGGCGGCGTCATCAACGACGGCGACACCCAGTGGATGACGGCCGGCTCGGGGCTGCTGCACATCGAGGCGCCGCCGGAGTCGCTCGTCACGTCCGGCGGGCTCTTCCACGGCCTCCAGCTGTGGGTCAACCTGCCGAAGAGCGACAAGATGATGGCCCCTCGCTACCAGGACATCGGAGGCGGCCAGGTCAAGCTGCTGACCTCGGGCGACGGTGGCGCGCTGGTGCGGCTGATCGCCGGCGACATCGACGGCCACAGCGGTCCGGGCATCACGCATACGCCGATCACGATGATGCATGTGACGGTGAACCCGGGCGCCGAGCTCACCCTGCCCTGGCGCAAGGACTTCAACGCCCTCGCCTATGCCCTGGCCGGAAGCGGCTCGGCCGGTGCGGAGGGCCGCCCGTTCCGGATGGGGCAGGCGGTCGTGTTCGGCACCGGAGACTCGATCACGATCCGGGCGGACGAGTCCCAGGAGTCGCGGAGCCCGAACTTCGAGGTGGTGCTGCTGGGCGGGCAGCCGATCCGCGAGCCGATGATGCATTACGGCCCGTTCGTGATGAACACCCATGCCGAACTGGCCCAGGCCTTCGAGGATTTCCAGGCCGGCCGGCTCGGGAAGATCCCCGCCGGCGAGCGCTGA
- a CDS encoding SseB family protein: MYGYDQNAGAGQQQYGAPPPPQQAAPGGYGEQPLYPEPSPPSLADAVRAFTTGSMSAEDFQGIFSTSKIYCPRGDNPGFLALHNTQQPVIPMFTSLKELRRYAGKESKYFVITGAEVLDLLPTGYGFVLDMEGDHRMVFDAKAVEQMVDFAMRRMYG; the protein is encoded by the coding sequence ATGTACGGCTACGACCAGAACGCGGGTGCAGGGCAGCAGCAGTACGGAGCGCCGCCCCCGCCGCAGCAAGCGGCCCCCGGGGGCTACGGCGAACAGCCGCTGTATCCCGAGCCGTCCCCGCCCTCCCTCGCCGACGCGGTGCGCGCCTTCACCACCGGCTCGATGTCGGCCGAGGACTTCCAGGGCATCTTCTCCACGTCCAAGATCTACTGCCCGCGTGGCGACAACCCCGGCTTCCTGGCGCTGCACAACACCCAGCAGCCGGTGATCCCGATGTTCACCTCCCTCAAGGAGCTGCGGCGGTACGCGGGCAAGGAGTCCAAGTACTTCGTGATCACCGGCGCCGAGGTGCTCGACCTGCTGCCGACCGGCTACGGGTTCGTCCTCGACATGGAAGGTGATCACCGGATGGTCTTCGACGCGAAGGCCGTGGAGCAGATGGTCGACTTCGCGATGCGGCGTATGTATGGCTGA
- a CDS encoding acyl-CoA dehydrogenase — MGHYKSNLRDIEFNLFEVLGRDSVYGTGPFAEMDVDTAKSVLSEIARLSENELAESFADADRNPPVFDPDTNTAPVPDTFKKSYQAFMDAEWWRLGIPEELGGTTAPRSLLWGFAETILGANPAVWMYASGPAFAGVLHEEGTEEQHRIAQLMVDKQWGSTMVLTEPDAGSDVGAGRTKAVQQADGSWHIEGVKRFITSGEHDMSENIVHFVLARPEGAGPGTKGLSLFIVPKYDFDWETGELGERNGAYATNVEHKMGLKASNTCEMTFGANHPAKGWLLGEKHDGIRQMFKIIEFARMMVGTKAIATLSTGYLNALEYAKERVQGPDLAAFTDKTAPRVTITHHPDVRRSLMTQKAYAEGMRSLVLYTATVQDEILVKEAAGEDASAAIRLNDLLLPIVKGYGSEKSYEQLAQSLQTFGGSGYLQEYPIEQYIRDAKIDTLYEGTTAIQGQDFFFRKIVRDQGQALTALSDEIKKFLADNTGGEELEQARGELAKAAADLEAIVGAMLTDLAATEKDVKSIYKVGLNTTRVLMASGDVVIGYLLLKGASVAAEKLAGASAKDKPFYTGKIAAAKFFAHNVLPGVGVQRGLAESVDQSLMELDEAAF, encoded by the coding sequence ATGGGGCACTACAAGTCGAATCTCCGCGACATCGAGTTCAACCTCTTCGAGGTGCTCGGCCGTGACAGCGTGTACGGCACCGGACCGTTCGCGGAGATGGATGTCGACACCGCCAAGAGCGTGCTGTCCGAGATCGCCCGGCTGTCCGAGAACGAACTGGCCGAGTCGTTCGCCGACGCGGACCGCAACCCCCCGGTCTTCGACCCGGACACCAACACCGCGCCGGTTCCGGACACCTTCAAGAAGAGCTATCAGGCCTTCATGGACGCCGAGTGGTGGCGTCTGGGCATCCCGGAGGAGCTCGGCGGCACCACCGCGCCGCGCTCCCTCCTCTGGGGCTTCGCCGAGACGATCCTGGGCGCCAACCCGGCCGTGTGGATGTACGCGTCCGGCCCCGCCTTCGCCGGCGTCCTCCACGAGGAGGGCACCGAGGAGCAGCACCGCATAGCCCAGCTGATGGTGGACAAGCAGTGGGGCTCCACGATGGTGCTCACCGAGCCGGACGCCGGTTCGGATGTCGGCGCCGGCCGCACCAAGGCCGTGCAGCAGGCGGACGGCTCCTGGCACATCGAGGGCGTCAAGCGCTTCATCACCTCCGGTGAGCACGACATGTCCGAGAACATCGTGCACTTCGTCCTCGCCCGCCCCGAGGGTGCCGGTCCGGGCACCAAGGGCCTGTCGCTCTTCATCGTGCCGAAGTACGACTTCGACTGGGAGACCGGCGAGCTGGGCGAGCGGAACGGCGCCTACGCCACCAACGTCGAGCACAAGATGGGCCTGAAGGCCTCCAACACCTGCGAGATGACCTTCGGCGCCAACCACCCGGCCAAGGGCTGGCTGCTGGGCGAGAAGCACGACGGCATCCGCCAGATGTTCAAGATCATCGAGTTCGCGCGGATGATGGTCGGCACGAAGGCCATCGCCACCCTCTCGACGGGCTACCTCAACGCGCTGGAGTACGCCAAGGAGCGCGTGCAGGGCCCGGACCTGGCGGCCTTCACCGACAAGACCGCCCCGCGCGTGACCATCACCCACCACCCCGACGTGCGCCGCTCGCTGATGACGCAGAAGGCGTACGCCGAGGGCATGCGCTCCCTGGTGCTCTACACCGCCACGGTCCAGGACGAGATCCTCGTCAAGGAGGCCGCGGGCGAGGACGCGAGCGCCGCGATCCGCCTCAACGACCTGCTGCTGCCGATCGTGAAGGGCTACGGCTCGGAGAAGTCCTACGAGCAGCTGGCGCAGTCGCTCCAGACCTTCGGTGGCTCCGGCTACCTCCAGGAATACCCGATCGAGCAGTACATCCGGGACGCCAAGATCGACACCCTCTACGAGGGCACCACCGCGATCCAGGGCCAGGACTTCTTCTTCCGGAAGATCGTCCGCGACCAGGGCCAGGCGCTCACCGCCCTCTCCGACGAGATCAAGAAGTTCCTCGCCGACAACACCGGCGGCGAGGAGCTGGAGCAGGCCCGCGGCGAGCTGGCCAAGGCCGCAGCCGACCTCGAGGCGATCGTCGGCGCCATGCTGACCGACCTCGCGGCGACCGAGAAGGACGTCAAGTCCATCTACAAGGTCGGCCTGAACACCACCCGCGTGCTGATGGCCTCCGGCGACGTCGTCATCGGCTACCTCCTGCTCAAGGGTGCGTCGGTGGCCGCCGAGAAGCTGGCCGGCGCCTCGGCGAAGGACAAGCCCTTCTACACCGGCAAGATCGCCGCGGCGAAGTTCTTCGCGCACAACGTGCTGCCGGGCGTCGGCGTCCAGCGCGGTCTGGCCGAGTCCGTCGACCAGTCGCTGATGGAGCTCGACGAAGCCGCCTTCTAG
- a CDS encoding M18 family aminopeptidase: MTNSARFDRGHTDDLMSFLAASPSPYHAVANAAERLDKAGFRQVAEVDEWDGGTGGKYVLRGGAIIAWYVPEGASTSTSYRIVGAHTDSPNLRVKPIPDTGSRGWRQIAVEIYGGTLLNTWLDRDLGLSGRVTLGDGSHRLVHVDRPLLRVPQLAVHLDRSVNADGLKLDKQRHMTPIWGLGEVAEGDLITFVAEETGIPAADIKGWDLMMHSIEAPAYLGRDRELVAGPRMDNLVSVHAGTAALTAAAAAGSELTSIPVLAAFDHEENGSQSDTGADGPLLGTVLERSVFARGGSYEDRARAFAGTICLSSDTGHAVHPNYSERHEPGHHPMPNGGPILKVNVNQRYATDGSGRAVFAAACERAEVPWQSFVSNNSMPCGTTIGPITAARHGIATVDIGVAILSMHSARELCGAEDPYLLANALTAFLEG; the protein is encoded by the coding sequence ATGACCAACTCCGCCCGCTTCGATCGCGGCCACACCGACGACCTCATGTCCTTCCTCGCCGCCAGTCCGTCGCCCTACCACGCGGTGGCGAATGCGGCGGAGCGGCTGGACAAGGCCGGGTTCCGGCAGGTCGCCGAGGTCGATGAATGGGACGGCGGGACCGGCGGGAAGTATGTGCTGCGCGGCGGCGCGATCATCGCCTGGTACGTGCCCGAGGGCGCAAGCACCTCGACTTCGTACCGAATTGTCGGTGCACACACAGACTCTCCCAATTTGCGCGTCAAACCGATTCCGGACACCGGCTCCCGGGGCTGGCGGCAGATCGCCGTCGAGATCTACGGCGGCACGCTGCTCAACACCTGGCTCGACCGCGACCTGGGGCTGAGCGGGCGGGTGACGCTCGGTGACGGCAGCCACCGGCTCGTCCATGTCGACCGGCCGTTGCTGAGAGTGCCCCAGCTTGCCGTGCACCTCGACCGCTCGGTGAACGCCGACGGCCTGAAGCTGGACAAGCAGCGCCACATGACGCCGATCTGGGGCCTGGGCGAGGTGGCCGAGGGCGATCTGATCACCTTCGTCGCCGAGGAGACCGGCATACCGGCCGCCGACATCAAGGGCTGGGACCTGATGATGCACAGCATCGAGGCGCCCGCCTACCTGGGCCGCGACCGCGAGCTGGTGGCCGGCCCCCGGATGGACAACCTGGTGTCCGTGCACGCCGGTACGGCCGCGCTCACCGCCGCGGCGGCCGCCGGGAGCGAGCTGACCAGCATTCCGGTGCTGGCCGCCTTCGACCACGAGGAGAACGGCAGCCAGTCCGACACCGGCGCGGACGGGCCGCTGCTCGGCACGGTCCTGGAGCGCTCCGTCTTCGCCCGCGGCGGCTCGTACGAGGACCGGGCACGGGCCTTCGCCGGCACCATCTGCCTGTCGTCCGACACCGGGCACGCCGTCCACCCCAACTACAGCGAACGGCACGAGCCGGGCCACCACCCGATGCCCAACGGCGGGCCGATCCTCAAGGTCAACGTCAATCAGCGCTATGCCACGGACGGCAGCGGACGGGCCGTCTTCGCGGCGGCCTGCGAGCGTGCCGAGGTGCCGTGGCAGAGCTTCGTGTCCAACAACTCGATGCCGTGCGGCACCACCATCGGGCCGATCACCGCGGCCCGCCACGGCATCGCCACCGTCGACATCGGCGTTGCCATCCTGTCCATGCACTCGGCGCGTGAGCTGTGCGGCGCCGAGGACCCGTATCTGCTGGCGAACGCCCTGACGGCCTTCCTGGAGGGCTGA